atgacatgtatttatcatttatcacgATTGCTTTGTCGAATTTGTGATAACATTTGAAATTGGCAATGCCCACTACACTAAAATTGGTTGATACTTCTAATATTATTGCACAATGGACAGGTAAAACATCAAAACCATAAAGGTCGGTTCCACTGCACTTctggatgcagagaggatgtaaaatggaaaagaatcttgccatctgTTGGAAAactaattatttatatttatatatctaaTTATTACTGAAACCTGCAAGAATATCTTGTTTTACAAAATGAGACATTCTGAAGTCATTACAGAGAACAAATGACAAACAATTTGACCCCTCCTCTAGTTAACTAAGTGTCAATGCGAATACTTAGTAATATAGCCTGTAAGAATTTATCTTGAATCTTACAAAACTTTACACTTTTATTAGAGTTTGGTGCACTTACTTGTGATGTGGAGTTCACTGGTGAGGAAATGGCGGTATACATGAGGGACCTGATAATCCCCCTGGGAAGAACAGCTGATGGATGCTAGGAGAAAACAATCATctgcatcaccatcatcatcggaATCAGACCTGGCAAACAGATTTTATATGAAACATTTGAAAGGTAATATTATCAAAGAGCTATGATGACATATACTAGTAACATAGAAAtgaatgatgatagtgatgtgATCGTTGACTAGATTAGGCTGGTGATGTCACATTGTTTTGATGAAGGTGGTAGAGATGGTCAGAGCTGCCGCCCTTGATtgtgaaaatcatttttctctttatatttttgaaaaacatcAAAAAATCATCGTTcttataagttaaaaaaaaaacacatctaatttaacaaataatacTAAATGACAGGTctggatgatggtgatgatgatacttGAAGTAGTAATCATACAGAAGCTATACTGGGATGACGAATAAAGTGAGCCACTGGAAGGAGTGTCATGAAGTGCAGGAATGGTGATGAATAGACATAGCAATTTTGTATATGTACATTAAAACATGCTATGCTGAGTGCAAGTAAAAACCAAGCTTAAGACTTTAAATCATAAAGGATCCAACAGGGGGCTGCATTATTCTGATGGCAGGGATAGCAGCCTCCTTGAAACTGGACATTCTTTTGGTGTACATTCCTATGGTGTTGACAGCTGAGCTGGGTAGGTTGTTCCTGTTCCTTATTGTTCTTGGATAGAACGAGAACTTGAAGGGGTCGATTGTGGCTTCAggtatgatgatggtgatcataaTGACGATGGTGTTGATGaatgtggtggtgatggtggtggatGTGCTGGTGACGctgataatgattgtgatgatcagagctgccaacttgaACAAGagcatttcagtatttttaaaggtgaaaatctgtattttggtgaggaaatcaaactaaaaaacagtattttgcataaaaccatcagtattcttctcatttttcagtactaaacactgaaaatcagtactagttGGCACCtctggatgatgatgatgattattatgttgattatgacaatgatgatgaggaggatgatgatgatgatgttgttggtgatgatgatgattttgttgATGATGAATAATGAAAAGTTCTGGCTGTAATAACAAAGGAAATATACACACCTCTTGTTTGCAATGTACGTCACTGCGTCAACCAAATAGGCACACATCACGGATACAACAGATGCTAATTCTGAAGTCTGTAAAAACAAATCCAAAACAATAGATTAGCAATCATAGTAATCACAAGAAAAGTGCTCAGAGAGatatttcaaaaagttgttcaaaatatacaaatgactttacaaaagactgacacatacatgtatattttcctgCTACATGGCTGCTATAGAGTACGGAAGTGTGACGTCACAATGTCATGACTATGAACCGGCAAGTTCTAAACTGAGTTGCAGCTGCACGATCATCTACCTGCAAAAATGGTGATGTGTTTTGTCCCTAGTTGTTACCATCCTTCTTAGAGTCATAACAGGGCACCATTTTATAGAGCTGgccgtaagttaagagcaactttaagaatgaatggtgatcctttcttgtggtaaatgttaTAATAAATCGGTGATGGTTTAgtgtgtaagaaaggatcaccagttatTCTTAAAGCCGCTcctaacttatgaacagctctGTAAAActtatttatataaattgtatCATGTGTGTCTATAGACATGTACTGTAGTGATTACAAGAGGAATTTCATCCACATTTCAATCTCCACAATCTCCTTTCACACCGCAAAATTATCTGGGTATATACACTTGACCCATGTAACTTTTGCTCACGGTGAAATGGTCATCAATTAACTCAGCTGGAGATGATTTTAAATCACAAGAAGTCTTTGTTTATAAATTGCATTAAGGATTTCATCATCGTCTCACATTAACTCCACAATGTCCTTTTACACTGCAAAATTATCTGGGTATATACACTTGAtccatgtaatttttgtttagTGTGAAATGGTTATCACTTAACTCAGCTGGGGATGATTGTAAAGCATTAGTAGTCTAAGTCATCTGTAATTGCTTGGCAGATTTCATACTGCAAAGTTAAGTGGGTAATACcgcacagtttttttttctcagtgtGAAAGGATTATCGGTGAACTTACCTGGGGGTGTGTAGCATAGTAGTCTACGTTATCTATAACTGCATGGCACATTTAATAATGCAAAATTAAGTGGGTACTCTTGCatagttttttttctcagtGTGAAAGGATTATCGGTAAACTTACCTGGGGGTGTGTAGCATAGTAGTCTATGTTATCTATGATGATTGCATGAGGGAGCGGTTTCGTAGTGTGGAGTTTACTGAGATACTGGATCAGAGTTGGTCTGTCTTGAAAGTACCTGGTATCATTATCAAGAAAATATCAATAAGTtcaatttaaattattttagtCATGAgtgattaattgaaatatatacaggGCACATAGTTAAGATATAATTTAAGAAGAAATATATTCCAATCTTAACTCAACTAGTCTCAGCATGCGTGTCATTTTCAAGGTGTCTATTTGGCAGGGGGGGTGTCCTAGAGTGGAGTTTACTAATATACTGGATTAGAACTTGGTCTGTCTTGAAAGTACCTGGTATCATTATCAAGAAAATATCAATAAGttcaatttaatttgttttagtCATGATTGATAAActgaaattaaatcaaataaatacaggGCAAACAAGatatacttttaaaaagaaatatattccaatcttaaagggatggtccaggctgaaaatatttacatcttaatacatacataaagtagaattcactaagcaaaatgccgaaaatttcatcaaaatcggataacaaataataaagttattgaagttgaaacttaagcaatattttgtgaaaacagtcatcatgaatattcattagtagGGCTGACGATGTCACATCCCTACtgtctgttttcttatgttattacataaaatcataatattttcattatttcatacttgtgtgaataatatgtctcccttataatgaaataagttgcagcaataaatatctaatgcactaaatcagctgtcaatccaattattcaagaggaaaaaatttgaataaacgtaatttcataaaataaaaaacaaaagaacaagtgggggtgTGACCATCGCTTAACCTCAACTAGTCTCAATATGCATGCCATTTTCAAGATGTCTTTTTGGCAAGGGGTTGCAAAGAtagtaaaatgtaaaaataaaattgtctcaAAGCCTAAAATgaagaaagaggagaaaggGGTGGAAGAAACAAAGTgaaagagaaggaagaagaaaagggaaattgaGAGGAAAAGAAACAGAGGAAAGGGAAGAGGAAATGGAACAGATATGGAAGAATAGGAACAAATGagatgaggaagaagaagatgaggaggaagtaaaatggcaaaaaaaagatgaagacaCCAGGAAGGATGCAAAGAggaggaataaaaaaatcttaatataACGACTTGGCTTACATGATATTGATTTGTTTCATCAGGAGTGGATCAGGAGTTATAGCCCCCTCTACTGCTGGTGGTAGAGACTGAAACTTTGTTGGCGTGATGAACGTCACATGACACCCTCTCTGGGCCAGTGAGACTGCACACTGAAATAGGAGTGCAGTCTTCCCACTGTCAAATCAAAGCAAAgtttaaaatatcaatgataaatATGCAACATTTGTGTAGCATTTaatacgaaatatccttaaggGGAAGAGTTCCTTTTGCGACAGCCACCCATTAGGGCCACCTTTTTTATGGCTGTTGCTATAGGAACTCATCCTTTTAAGTTCTGCATACTTTTACCCCAgcttagcacggctaccctgatcaggTGCTCGAGTATTCAATGAATTTGTTCCTTcggggtacccatttactacaccttgATGTGTGTTTCATTATGCTGTTTGcaagttaaagtgattggttaagaATGACTGGGAACCTTTCTTATGCTCTAAATAATGACCAATAAACATTAAATTgtcaatatcatttaccacaccTTGTTCTcggttacatctccatgtgtgacaaaataagggtggcaatgtttggcttattttctcttttttatgggacaaatgtttaattttcttacactgtcaattttcataaagctataaatcatataacttggctctaaatgtaaatttaattcttcaatttttttcttaattaaaaatagagattgaaaaatgaaaattttcttgccatataaACTTTCCATCAATAGAgggtgtacacaaaaatatgcctaaaattcaagtttttgagcactctggtggatacaaaaattattcccaagttattAATGAGAAATAAGTTGCAACTGCATGgaatttagtaattttggtcacaaaaatgatttttcaaagtgtgtgctctgtacagcattggcatgccatagtcctacccacccatgggttcatatcgtctcgcgagtgaaggattatcagtcatacgcacgcgacacaccactacacttcgaaaatacagtgggcttttgcccacataaaatattatgtttaaataaacattccacatcctgctatgacacttaccgaatcatttagatccttccgtgacttctccttgaagtttctttctaaaaatatgtatattttcttgatctttagtgaagattttacggagatagaaatcagtcagcgttgatatcaattttctcctgaagagggcgcgcgatttatattcatatcaaagacacgacaagggaaagaataggcacctacactattttacacgcatatcgacgcaaggcattacgcaaagtccgtgaagtgtccaatcttttcattgtatagactttggtacaccgtatacgtattattgacgttcgtcaaagcttgtactgctggtttcttcccaggcacgtatattattttcattttttttttatcagtcatctttttaattaatgcaaatgagtgttatcatcaccaataataatcattaattatgttttttgaaggcatttcattaattggtgcccataattagtaaattaatcatgaggattgcgcattcaaagaatttagatacagttataaaattaccgaggagctgaatcaaggttgtgaaattattagcgccaccaacgggcttccttgtatttccgtggaagaaacaagcgaagtcactttcgaggccgaggtaagcaaaatgtgcttttttttatcggattattattttatattcaacaaactcttgctacttaccggcaagagccccggtgcgtagcgagaaggagcttcggcaaatattacttcagcaatgaagcgatgtttgccgactacttcgaaatccagggtcaaacacggtctattgtacgaggttagtacatactaacctcgtacaatgtgtgagtgagtcctacctgtagattcaccacaggcagggtggtaccAGTGAACAAGTGATTTCTGTCATCGATAAGGTCAGCCaatatgactgattaacctaaaCGTAAAATATTTCCTAGGTTATATACCATCCTGGCGTATACCAGCAGAGTGCTGTCCTGCTGTTTACCTGTACTGGAGTTACCAAAAACAAATTTAGAGCgagatctttttttttagaagtagaaatctcgggagCGAAAGTTTCAGTTTTTGAGATACACGCATATGAATGGGATGCAATCCCTGGCTCCGTGGAAAGTAAGCACACATTagtgaatgatttttactctctaagTCTAAGAGCCTCCTGGCTAGACAAGATGAAGTTAGACCGAGGCGTAGGCTCTAGTTGCTCTACCAAGTACCATGGCATGATAAGTCCTTTTggcttttcaaaataaaaaaatcaaatttctttttttttatctggattgtttttctttctcacaatttgtattattttcctgCTGAGCAATTGCAATCAATTCTACTATTATTCATAATGccacttttcaattttttttcgtcTTCTAGGTTCAAACCAGACTTGTTTTGGGGTTGGATACGAAAATGCATTCGGGCCTACAATCATTTATAAGCCGTATGATGTGACCACGGCGCGGCACGGCCGGGGCCCGGGCGGTCGGGCTACCGACTGCCCTGGTCAAGCGCCGCCTAATCGACTGTCGTCTGCGACCGAAAGCCCGTCGAGTTTGAAGCTCGTATCAAAGCTGAAGAAAGCTGCCAAATACATACCTGCCATGCTCTCCAGATACAATACACTTCTGGTGTTTTTCTAGGAACTTTTGGCGAGTGATGCCGTGATGTTTCCTTCTTATTCCATCTCCAAACGATTCAGAGTTCAGTTTgcaagaaggaaaaataaactgCAAGGGCGCTGCCATCTTGATAATGACAACCGCCCTCTCTCGTCGTATTGACCTTGGGAGAATTCGGGGGCGATCTtcataaagccccccccccccccgatcacaCTTATTCCGAATCAAGCAAAATCAGCCGGAATTAAATGACTATTGTTCGACCACAAACTGGTCaagttttagaaaaaataaaaatacataaaatgtagTAAGAATGTACTTTGAACACCGTTCGATATTCTTTCCAATTCGAACGCACCTCAAAAATTTCGAACATGACGTAATCGTAATTGAGCGCCAACAAGAACTGGCCCGAATATTCCGAATGCAAATATAAAACAGTCAGAATTTTTGAAATGCCCCTCGAATATCCTAGAACGCagtacaactttaaacctgactcATTTGAGGCTCATTTCGACTCTAGTGTGACTAGTGTATGATGAGTCGCCTGGTAAATTTACTTTATTAGAACTCCAGTTGGGTGAATTCGGACCCCCTCCCAtaatttttctatatattttttcaaaatctttatTCATTCCAGCTGATTCTGCTTGATTCCTGCTTATTCCTaataagtgtgatgggggcttaagatttgaaccaataatatatttcaaacttctacaatcatttttttcaaatattttcagtgaATACTTGGATTGGACGATTTTATAAAGCAAGATGCTCAAAAATTTATGACATAGCTAATATTCATAATTCGAGTCCCTTacagattttgtttttctccttCGTTGCTATGTGacaaaacacccccccccaaaaaaaaaaaaccctcatgGATCTATTTGACAGTTCTCACTGTAACAAAACATTGTAGGCCTTAatcataagaaaaaataatttgaaaaaaaacacggaCAACAAAAAATAGGGCCTATGTACAATTGCAaaatgaattgtg
This DNA window, taken from Lytechinus variegatus isolate NC3 chromosome 19, Lvar_3.0, whole genome shotgun sequence, encodes the following:
- the LOC121406018 gene encoding uncharacterized protein LOC121406018 isoform X2, producing the protein MAAPLQFIFPSCKLNSESFGDGIRRKHHGITRQKFLEKHQKCIVSGEHGSGKTALLFQCAVSLAQRGCHVTFITPTKFQSLPPAVEGAITPDPLLMKQINIMYFQDRPTLIQYLSKLHTTKPLPHAIIIDNIDYYATHPQTSELASVVSVMCAYLVDAVTYIANKRSDSDDDGDADDCFLLASISCSSQGDYQVPHVYRHFLTSELHITSMNGCTSTCKHEDKAGQVDMKNKKRKKFKQA
- the LOC121406018 gene encoding uncharacterized protein LOC121406018 isoform X1; its protein translation is MAAPLQFIFPSCKLNSESFGDGIRRKHHGITRQKFLEKHQKCIVSGEHGSGKTALLFQCAVSLAQRGCHVTFITPTKFQSLPPAVEGAITPDPLLMKQINIMYFQDRPTLIQYLSKLHTTKPLPHAIIIDNIDYYATHPQTSELASVVSVMCAYLVDAVTYIANKRSDSDDDGDADDCFLLASISCSSQGDYQVPHVYRHFLTSELHITSVDPQQNIYQLTSRGNGLTRTDCIITYKLGQTIKVLDILTGEEALSQLTCNTQGDIDNG
- the LOC121406018 gene encoding uncharacterized protein LOC121406018 isoform X3: MAAPLQFIFPSCKLNSESFGDGIRRKHHGITRQKFLEKHQKCIVSGEHGSGKTALLFQCAVSLAQRGCHVTFITPTKFQSLPPAVEGAITPDPLLMKQINIMYFQDRPTLIQYLSKLHTTKPLPHAIIIDNIDYYATHPQTSELASVVSVMCAYLVDAVTYIANKRSDSDDDGDADDCFLLASISCSSQGDYQVPHVYRHFLTSELHITSLIEFVTTFSYM